A region from the Lentimonas sp. CC4 genome encodes:
- a CDS encoding response regulator codes for MNPPRKDTTIRGASVLIADDMNFHRHINKQVLKRMGAIVHEATDGTHALKMLQSTHYDIVIMDIHMPVLSGIEVVKSIRATANHILPKFIALSAHATPKMEATCLEIGFDHFIEKPLSPKKLENLLGYTIEVTSTAPLTIDNSLLNYLADNDPNAIAALELRCRMSFIQEIEQLELLLQGTDLLAIHASIHKLKGLTGLKKDRKLSDLLGLITSSITVTPAKHCPSSLCQQMRQHIEQA; via the coding sequence ATGAATCCACCGAGAAAAGATACCACCATTCGTGGAGCCAGTGTGCTGATAGCAGACGACATGAACTTTCATCGTCATATTAACAAACAAGTGCTCAAACGCATGGGGGCAATCGTCCACGAGGCAACTGATGGCACGCATGCCTTAAAAATGCTGCAGAGCACCCATTACGACATCGTGATCATGGACATTCATATGCCTGTTTTAAGCGGGATAGAAGTCGTAAAATCAATACGAGCAACTGCGAACCACATACTGCCAAAGTTCATCGCACTCAGTGCACACGCCACCCCGAAAATGGAGGCAACCTGCCTAGAAATCGGCTTCGACCATTTCATTGAAAAACCCCTCAGCCCCAAAAAGCTAGAAAACCTGCTAGGCTACACCATTGAAGTCACGTCTACTGCACCCCTAACGATTGACAATAGCCTACTCAACTATCTAGCCGATAACGACCCCAATGCAATTGCGGCGCTAGAACTTCGCTGCCGCATGTCTTTTATACAGGAGATCGAACAATTAGAGCTTTTACTCCAAGGAACAGACCTATTGGCAATACACGCCTCGATTCATAAACTAAAGGGGCTCACAGGACTAAAAAAAGACAGAAAACTCTCAGATCTCTTAGGTTTGATCACCTCTAGCATTACAGTCACTCCCGCAAAGCATTGCCCCTCCTCACTTTGCCAGCAAATGAGGCAGCATATCGAACAAGCATAA
- a CDS encoding ABC-type transport auxiliary lipoprotein family protein, which produces MLLRLITLLILVCPIVGCVNLKPREDTRKEYTLGLINLPSVQPDQEVERGYIARPYFPAYMEGYGLKVRSADGELIEVEEARWAEPIDLGVARSLSHYIEVASGGLKSGFYPWPQSNFEDNVLHLRFHQLIATAEGRILLSASWELKQEGRESRSGVFTFTESTWNQGDPQSMVTGFNVALEAFANEIWASLKKR; this is translated from the coding sequence ATGTTACTACGACTCATTACATTACTGATTCTGGTCTGCCCAATTGTAGGGTGTGTTAATTTGAAGCCACGTGAAGATACTCGAAAGGAGTATACTTTAGGCCTGATCAACCTGCCTAGTGTTCAGCCTGATCAAGAGGTGGAGCGGGGCTATATCGCTCGCCCTTATTTTCCAGCTTATATGGAGGGCTATGGGTTAAAGGTTCGTTCTGCGGATGGTGAGCTCATTGAAGTCGAGGAAGCACGCTGGGCCGAACCTATCGACCTCGGTGTCGCGCGTTCGTTAAGTCACTATATCGAAGTGGCCAGCGGTGGTCTGAAAAGTGGCTTTTACCCATGGCCACAATCGAATTTCGAAGACAATGTGCTGCATCTGCGCTTTCATCAGTTGATCGCAACCGCAGAAGGCCGTATCCTGCTCTCTGCTAGCTGGGAACTAAAGCAAGAGGGACGAGAGTCACGTTCGGGCGTGTTTACTTTTACTGAAAGCACTTGGAATCAGGGAGATCCACAGTCTATGGTGACTGGGTTCAATGTCGCTTTAGAAGCCTTCGCGAATGAGATTTGGGCGTCACTGAAAAAAAGATAA
- a CDS encoding ATP-binding cassette domain-containing protein → MDQQTDKITVKNLTMAYGEYVVMNDLNFSVRTGEIKVLMGGSGCGKSTLLKHLIGLESASKGDIYYGAERFDPQSASIERIRRRFGVLFQAGALWSSMTVAQNVALPLQEYTTLGAAEIRDVVEFKLSLVGLAGFGHRYPSELSGGMQKRAGLARAIALDPEILFFDEPSAGLDPLSSRRLDDLILQLRDALGATVIIVTHELASIFAIADSALFLDVKTKRAICDGNPQDLIKNPNTPQDVQDFLLRKSAH, encoded by the coding sequence ATGGATCAACAAACTGATAAGATTACGGTGAAGAACCTGACCATGGCTTATGGTGAGTATGTCGTGATGAACGACTTGAATTTTTCTGTGCGCACGGGTGAGATTAAGGTGCTGATGGGCGGGAGTGGTTGTGGTAAGAGCACACTACTCAAGCATTTGATTGGCCTAGAGTCGGCATCTAAAGGAGACATTTACTACGGCGCCGAACGCTTTGATCCACAGTCGGCATCGATCGAGCGTATTCGGCGTCGTTTCGGTGTTTTGTTTCAAGCGGGGGCGCTGTGGAGCTCCATGACGGTGGCGCAGAACGTTGCGTTGCCGCTACAAGAATATACGACGCTCGGTGCCGCTGAGATTCGTGATGTTGTAGAGTTTAAATTATCATTAGTTGGTTTAGCAGGCTTCGGGCACCGTTATCCATCTGAGCTGAGTGGTGGTATGCAGAAGCGAGCAGGCTTGGCGCGTGCAATCGCCTTAGACCCTGAGATCTTGTTTTTTGATGAACCTTCTGCAGGCCTTGATCCCTTGAGTTCTCGGCGCTTGGATGATTTGATTTTACAGCTTCGAGATGCCTTAGGTGCCACGGTAATTATTGTGACGCATGAATTGGCAAGTATCTTTGCGATTGCTGATAGCGCTCTGTTTCTGGATGTAAAAACCAAGCGCGCGATCTGTGACGGTAACCCGCAGGACTTAATCAAGAACCCGAACACTCCGCAGGATGTTCAGGACTTTCTATTACGTAAGTCGGCACATTAA
- the metF gene encoding methylenetetrahydrofolate reductase [NAD(P)H], which yields MKSLSIKQRLEINDPLFSVEFFPPKSDDAAQQLLSTAERLQTYNPDFVSITYGAGGSTRSRTLNYARKLHEDYGYAVMPHLTCVGHSRDELKQTIAEFKAAGLKQIMALRGDPPKGETDFTPHPDGLSYANELVQLIREVYPECDLGVAGYPEKHPEAPSPELDLLNLKRKVDAGATFITTQLFFDNEAYFTFVENCRRAGITVPIMPGLMSVASHKQALRFCDMCGTSIPAALNEQLIAAGDDKAAVEAVGIEWSYQQARELLEKGAPGIHLYILNRAGPAITLMEKLQSAGFYR from the coding sequence ATGAAATCACTTTCCATCAAACAACGTCTCGAAATCAACGATCCGCTCTTTTCTGTCGAATTCTTTCCGCCGAAATCGGATGATGCTGCACAGCAACTACTCAGCACAGCGGAGCGCCTGCAGACATATAACCCAGACTTCGTCTCGATCACCTACGGAGCCGGCGGCAGCACACGCAGTCGCACCCTCAACTACGCGCGTAAACTGCACGAAGACTACGGCTACGCCGTCATGCCCCACCTCACTTGCGTCGGGCACTCGCGCGATGAATTAAAGCAAACCATTGCCGAATTCAAAGCCGCAGGCCTCAAGCAAATCATGGCGCTGCGCGGCGATCCGCCAAAGGGAGAAACAGACTTCACACCGCACCCAGACGGCCTCAGTTATGCGAACGAACTCGTGCAGCTCATCCGCGAAGTCTACCCAGAGTGCGACCTCGGCGTAGCAGGCTACCCCGAGAAGCACCCCGAAGCACCGTCTCCAGAACTCGACCTCCTCAACTTAAAGCGCAAAGTCGACGCAGGCGCGACCTTCATCACCACGCAGCTATTCTTCGATAACGAAGCCTACTTCACTTTTGTTGAAAACTGCCGCCGCGCAGGTATCACTGTTCCGATCATGCCCGGCCTCATGTCGGTCGCATCGCACAAGCAAGCATTACGCTTCTGCGATATGTGTGGCACCTCGATCCCCGCCGCACTCAACGAGCAACTCATCGCCGCAGGCGACGACAAGGCCGCAGTCGAGGCAGTCGGCATCGAATGGAGCTATCAACAGGCTCGCGAACTACTAGAGAAAGGTGCCCCGGGTATCCACCTCTACATTCTCAACCGTGCTGGACCTGCGATTACTTTGATGGAAAAGCTACAAAGCGCGGGCTTTTACCGCTAG
- the nrfH gene encoding cytochrome c nitrite reductase small subunit translates to MDKPTILKIAALSCFMIALIMAGYVTKESKALSYLSKDPKACINCHVMNTQYATWQHSSHNMVTCVECHLPTDSFVDKYIAKAHDGWNHSVAFTLDTYDNAIQISDHAAVRVQKNCISCHSNLVSTLISNSETNHIIEHSTAASERRCWDCHTSVPHGKVRGLTTTSDNLGVKEVK, encoded by the coding sequence GTGGACAAACCAACTATTTTAAAGATTGCTGCACTCTCTTGCTTCATGATCGCGTTAATCATGGCGGGGTATGTCACCAAAGAATCGAAAGCGCTTTCTTATCTTTCTAAAGATCCTAAGGCATGTATTAATTGCCACGTCATGAATACGCAGTATGCGACGTGGCAGCATAGTTCCCATAATATGGTTACTTGTGTGGAGTGTCATTTGCCCACTGACAGTTTTGTGGATAAATACATAGCCAAGGCGCATGACGGCTGGAATCACTCTGTGGCGTTTACCTTGGATACGTATGATAATGCCATACAGATCAGTGACCACGCAGCTGTCCGCGTGCAGAAGAACTGTATCTCTTGTCACAGTAACCTCGTTAGCACGCTGATCTCAAACAGTGAGACCAACCACATCATTGAACACAGCACTGCAGCCTCTGAGCGAAGGTGCTGGGACTGCCACACAAGTGTGCCTCACGGTAAGGTGCGTGGACTAACCACCACATCTGATAATTTAGGCGTTAAAGAAGTCAAATAG
- a CDS encoding response regulator transcription factor has product MKALIVEDEALVRELLASIVNREFEFDDVKEAGDGEAAWALFQKESFDFVVLDLMLPKLDGLSLARRMLEVKPDIRILVISSECDDYTLREVTRSGILGFVDKQEMSLEVLFAAFNNVSVGDVYYSEHAQKIITGMWENPDAYYKILSDREFQVLRLIAQGHSNASAGAALDISEFTVRRHKHNAMKKLNLSDEASLVRFALAKGVVKFKGGLDWTEVTHQKH; this is encoded by the coding sequence ATGAAGGCATTAATCGTAGAGGACGAAGCATTGGTGCGCGAACTTTTAGCGAGTATTGTGAATCGTGAGTTTGAGTTCGACGATGTTAAAGAGGCAGGAGATGGGGAAGCCGCATGGGCTCTCTTTCAAAAAGAGAGTTTTGATTTTGTCGTGCTAGATTTGATGCTGCCGAAGCTGGATGGTTTAAGCCTCGCTCGGCGTATGCTTGAGGTGAAGCCTGATATCCGGATTTTAGTGATTTCTAGTGAGTGTGATGACTACACCCTGCGTGAAGTCACGCGCAGCGGAATCCTAGGCTTTGTTGATAAGCAAGAAATGTCGCTGGAGGTGCTATTTGCTGCATTCAATAACGTCTCGGTGGGTGATGTTTATTATTCAGAACACGCGCAGAAGATTATTACGGGCATGTGGGAGAATCCGGATGCATATTATAAAATATTGTCAGATAGAGAGTTTCAGGTGCTTCGCTTGATCGCACAAGGACACAGCAATGCGAGTGCTGGAGCGGCTTTGGATATCAGTGAATTCACCGTGCGTCGCCATAAGCATAATGCGATGAAAAAACTGAATCTCAGTGACGAGGCGAGCCTTGTGCGTTTTGCTTTGGCAAAAGGCGTGGTCAAATTCAAAGGCGGCCTCGACTGGACTGAAGTCACCCACCAGAAGCACTGA
- a CDS encoding MlaD family protein, translating into MSRKTNPKIIGVFVTASIALMVVLVLFFGSFSLFGQTTRYVLFFDQSVNGLSVGSSVKYRGVPVGAVERILIRVEGQAEHSTSIPVIIRIDRSRLTNDLGTSVETFGPKTIHGMIDRGLVAQLNIESMITGQLFVEFSMQRDVRNIFVEHRDNDYGMVEIPTLGSSLHELGNELGTVISALAEFDYEGLEANLNHMLVELSQTLEGLDTAGMSKSFVKAADGVNALLESGELEETLLATRSALAQVESTLESYDLEEGPLAEAITQWTTAFEQTLTGFDELVADGSALLEPDSSMRVELEGAIRELGRAAQSMRFLVEYIERNPNALITGRESSK; encoded by the coding sequence GTGAGCCGTAAAACGAATCCAAAAATCATCGGAGTATTTGTCACTGCATCCATCGCTTTAATGGTGGTGCTGGTGCTCTTCTTTGGCTCCTTCTCGTTGTTTGGCCAGACGACACGCTATGTGCTGTTTTTCGATCAGTCAGTGAATGGGCTGAGTGTCGGCTCATCTGTGAAATATCGCGGTGTGCCTGTGGGGGCAGTTGAGCGTATCTTGATTCGAGTTGAGGGGCAGGCGGAGCATTCGACGTCGATCCCGGTGATTATTAGAATTGATCGTTCTCGTCTCACAAACGATTTGGGCACTTCAGTCGAAACCTTTGGGCCTAAGACGATTCATGGTATGATTGATCGCGGTCTCGTCGCCCAGTTGAACATTGAGAGCATGATTACCGGGCAGCTGTTTGTCGAATTCAGTATGCAGCGTGATGTGCGCAACATATTTGTTGAGCACCGGGATAATGATTACGGTATGGTTGAAATTCCGACATTGGGTTCATCGTTGCATGAACTCGGTAACGAACTCGGCACTGTCATCTCGGCACTGGCAGAATTTGATTACGAAGGCTTAGAAGCGAACCTAAACCACATGCTTGTGGAGCTGTCGCAGACGCTCGAAGGCTTGGATACTGCAGGTATGAGCAAGTCGTTTGTAAAGGCTGCGGATGGTGTGAACGCGTTGTTGGAGTCCGGTGAGCTTGAGGAGACTTTACTTGCTACGCGTTCAGCCCTTGCTCAGGTGGAGTCGACGCTCGAGAGCTATGATTTAGAGGAGGGACCTTTGGCAGAGGCGATCACGCAGTGGACGACTGCGTTTGAACAGACTCTGACTGGCTTTGACGAACTTGTCGCGGACGGTAGCGCTTTGTTGGAGCCTGATTCTTCCATGCGAGTTGAATTAGAGGGCGCCATTCGAGAACTGGGGCGTGCCGCTCAATCGATGCGTTTCTTGGTCGAGTATATCGAGCGTAATCCAAATGCACTGATAACAGGGCGAGAGTCCTCTAAATGA
- a CDS encoding ester cyclase produces the protein MEGEDRIAWQRTVRGIQNAALLGFPATKRPIIWRDMVTSRFQDGLFAEDWVITDLAERLLLARKAKA, from the coding sequence GTGGAAGGTGAAGACCGCATCGCATGGCAACGCACAGTGCGTGGGATACAGAACGCAGCCCTTTTAGGATTTCCAGCGACCAAGCGCCCCATCATTTGGCGCGACATGGTAACCAGCCGCTTTCAAGACGGCCTCTTCGCCGAAGATTGGGTAATCACCGATCTCGCTGAGCGCCTACTACTCGCAAGGAAGGCCAAGGCGTAA
- a CDS encoding DUF971 domain-containing protein, whose product MAKPTDIQLIGSELCIIWQDGSESFFPSEFLRQHSPSAQNIGEKDIFGNQYGGDGPKAFPGVTIEGWDFKGNYGVSPWFSDGHKSGIFSWDYLKMLEAKLQQS is encoded by the coding sequence ATGGCTAAACCAACCGACATACAACTCATCGGCAGTGAACTCTGCATCATCTGGCAAGACGGCAGCGAAAGCTTCTTTCCCAGTGAATTCCTTCGCCAACACTCCCCGAGTGCTCAAAACATCGGCGAAAAAGACATCTTCGGCAATCAATACGGCGGCGATGGTCCTAAGGCGTTCCCCGGCGTGACCATTGAGGGCTGGGACTTTAAAGGGAACTACGGCGTCAGCCCATGGTTCAGCGACGGGCACAAGAGCGGTATCTTCAGTTGGGACTACTTAAAGATGCTCGAAGCCAAACTCCAACAGAGCTAG